TGAGAAAGTTCTTCGGTTATTTTTTCGATTCCCAATTGGCATTCTAGAAAACGTTGGTAGGCGGAAGAATAATTTCCCTCGAAGTGGTATTGTAAACCTTCTTGGTAGATTCGTTTGGCTTCGATGTATTTTTTCATACGAAAGCCTTCTTTCCCTTCCGGTGCATTTATTTCCGTAGGTTTTCCTTCCGGATCTTCACCACGGAAATTTTTAACGATAGGTTCTAACTCACGTAGGTAAGTCAGAAGCTCAATTCGTTTGTGGTATGATTTACTAGAGACCGATTCTGCAAACATAGGTGCTTGCATCATGAGACTCATCATGAGAATAAGAAGGGATTGTTTCATTGCTCTGCCGTTCATTCCGTTTCCGTACTTTCCTTCCTTGGAAGAATCTTACAAGTAATTTCGGGGTAGCCCCTGTGAGTATTATCGGAGATTTCTGATATTGGATTGACAGATTGTATTTTAAAATTGAGCCTTTTCCTAGATTTTTCCTATGTCCCTAGCCGCAGCCCAGTCCAAAAAAGTATCTTTTCGAGCCAAAGAGTCCACAGTCTGTCCTATTTGTGATGAAAATCACCAAAAGGAACAAATGTTCCAAGGGGGTGGACGACTCATCGCCGGAAAGTTGGCTCAGGATTTACGCCGTTTATACGAAAAAAATAGAAAATTCGGTCGTGTCAGTCCTCTGGATTATGTCATGTCCGTTTGCCCACGTTGTCTCTACTCCTCCTTTCCGAAAGATTGGAATGCACTGAACCCTGCGGACAACGAAGCCATACGTATGGCCACAGACAATCGCAGAAGTTACATAGAAAAAATTCTGGGACCTCTCGATTTTACAGGAGACCGCCAAATTGTGTTAGGTGCTGCTTCTTATCTACTGGGAATGGATTGTTACCAACTCCGCGGCGCCAGTGTCGCACCTACTCCCAAAAAAGCAGTCTGTGCCATTCGAGCTGCTTGGTATTTTTCAGACCTACATGAAGAATTCCCACATATTGGTTATGACAAAATCCGAGATTTACTCTACCAGAAAGCAGCGGTTATCTATGGTTATACGCTTGAGCTTATGCAAAATGGAAACGAACCGGTAGACCAAGCAGCAGGGATGCTCGGACCCGATACAGATAACAACTGGGGATTTGATGGTGTTATCTATCTCAATGCCTATCTTACAAAAAAATTCAAAGACCAAATGGCTCCGAAACCTGATGACCAAGTTTTGCTTTTATCTCGCGCCAAACGAACACTTGCAAGACTATATGGCTCAGGAAAGGCTTCTAAAGGTAAACCAGGTCCTATTGTAGAAATGACTCGCGAGTTGTATGACGAATACAACGCCATACTTGAAGCGATGGGAGGCGAGAAGTAAGGGTTTGCCCAACTACGCACTTCTCGTCGAATACGACGGTACTCATTTTTACGGTTGGCAGAAACAAAAAGATATTCCTACAGTTCAGTCTGCCATTGAATCAGCTATTTCCATAATCTTAAGCAGAAATCCCGCCTCACGTTTGTCAGTCGCAGGCAGAACAGATACTGGAGTTCATGCACTCGGTATGGTGTGTAATTTTAAAACAGAATTCCCCATTCCTAACTTTCACAAATTTTTAGTGTCAGTGAATGCTCTAACTAAACGAGGAGTATCCGTTAAAAATATAGTCGAAGTACCCATGGACTTCCACTCTAGGTTTAGTTGTACTGGCAGAGAGTATATCTACAAAATCTATTACAGTAAATATGAAAGTAGCTTTGTGGAAGGAAGGGCCTATTGGGAGAAACACCCTGTGGATTGGGATTATGTGGAAAACCAACTCACAAACTTGATTGGAGAAAAAGACTTTCGATCACTGACAAAAGCAAAGTCAATGGCAGGCAAACGCTCCATAAGAAATATATTTGACATTCGTTTGGAACGATTGACATCAGATTGGATCCAGGTTCGTATCCGTGCCAATGGATTTATGCACAATATGGTTCGTATTACAGTAGGAACTTTACTGGACATTGGGAAGGGACGTTGGAAATCTAGATCCATCGGCTCCATTTTGGAAGAGAAGAACCGTTCGAAAGCAGGGATTACCCTCCCGCCGGATGGACTCTATTTTGTCCGCGCATATTACGAAGATTATCCGGAAATTCATGAATTGTATAAAATCCCTCTTCCTTAGCCTATTTTTTGCACTCACACTGTTTCCTGGTCTTCTCTCTGCACAAACTCTGGAAGAATACAATAAACGTAGGTATGAAATTGGTGGTTGGGTCGGCGCTGCCAATCCAATGCCTGGAACCCCTACCGTTCGTGTGTTGGAAACAACCCTTGGTGGTGGTTTTTATGCTCGTATGCCTTGGCCTTGGGTTTTTTACACAGAAATTGGTGGCTCCTATGCTGTATTTTTATCAAGATCAGAGAGAGCTCTTACTGCAATGCCACTCTATGCGGCCTTAGCTTACAAAATTCCGATTGAACTCCCGATTCAATTTTTTCTCAAAGGTGGTGGCGGTTCTGCTTATGTTGTGGCCCGTCCCTCGGATACTGCCAAATGGAACCCAACCGCATTTGCAGGGTTAGAAGCAAGTTTTATTGCTGGTCGTAGAATCCGAATTGGTGTTCGATTGGACTATTACAAGATCTTTGAAACCCAAATGGATGTTCCCGCTCAATACCGATACCCACTTTCGAGTCCTTATGACGACCCTCGTTTACAAAATCCAGCAAGTTACACTTTGCAGAATGTAGATTTTTTCTATTTCGGTCTAACTGTAGGAGTGTTGTTTTAGTGAAGTCATTATACCTACAATTATTGTTAATTTTACTCAATGTTTTTGTAATCATAGGTTGCAAAACCAAACTAGACTTAGGAGATGAATCCAAACTTCCCGTCATCTCTACTTTATTCAACAATCGTATGTTGTTACTCCTCAAAGGAACTTATGCAACAGACAATCCTTTGGATTGGAGTGAATTAAATAATGGAACTGGGGAATTGTATGTAGATGACCAAGGGGAAGGATTAGATCCAACCATGACCTTAGTCAATCGCCCTAAAGCTGGAAGTATTCCTATCTTCTTAGATATAGGTGAAGTGCGAATTTCCAGTAAATACTTAAAAGGATTAAACGAACTCACGCAAATTCGCGACACAGTGGATTCAAATAAATTCTGGGACTATATTGCACCGAACCGACAAGTTTTTTGTACAGTTACTTATTCATTCGATAACAACACTTGCACCGAAAGTAACGGAATTCTCAAAGCTTCTGATTTTTTCAATGGAATTGGAGCACAATTTCCTTCCAATGATCCTTCTTCCGAAACCATTGGTGGAATTGAAACGGCTTTAGCAACGGGAAGGTATTGGTTCGGTCGTGAGTATTATTATGCTGCAATTTACTTTCGTTCCTTAGTGACTGGTTATGCTCTTGATGCAGGAATTCCAGTGTCTGGTCGTTTTGATAATAGACCCATCATCAATGGTCTTAATATAGTTCCACGTAACAACTATGTGGCGGGAACTACCTCCTCTGCAAAAAGCACTATTGTTCCAAAAATGTTCCCTGCGCTCTTTACCCAATTGAATACCCAATCAGTACAATCGGATATGGTGATTCGGGATGGATTTGATCCTTATATTTTAGAAGTCCGAATCAACTTAAAAGAAAATTTGATGTTACACTCTTATTTAACAAGTCGGTCTACAATCGTAACTTATGTTGGAGTGAGTGATATCTTTTTTGATCACAAAGGGGAAGGAGACGCTGGCGGAAATATTTTGACAAGGGCTCGTGTCATTTATCCTGAGACAGCTTCTAGCCTGACAATTTCTGGCGGAGGCAATTCTTTGTTACATT
The genomic region above belongs to Leptospira terpstrae serovar Hualin str. LT 11-33 = ATCC 700639 and contains:
- a CDS encoding DUF2225 domain-containing protein produces the protein MSLAAAQSKKVSFRAKESTVCPICDENHQKEQMFQGGGRLIAGKLAQDLRRLYEKNRKFGRVSPLDYVMSVCPRCLYSSFPKDWNALNPADNEAIRMATDNRRSYIEKILGPLDFTGDRQIVLGAASYLLGMDCYQLRGASVAPTPKKAVCAIRAAWYFSDLHEEFPHIGYDKIRDLLYQKAAVIYGYTLELMQNGNEPVDQAAGMLGPDTDNNWGFDGVIYLNAYLTKKFKDQMAPKPDDQVLLLSRAKRTLARLYGSGKASKGKPGPIVEMTRELYDEYNAILEAMGGEK
- a CDS encoding LIC11270 family surface protein, coding for MKSLYLQLLLILLNVFVIIGCKTKLDLGDESKLPVISTLFNNRMLLLLKGTYATDNPLDWSELNNGTGELYVDDQGEGLDPTMTLVNRPKAGSIPIFLDIGEVRISSKYLKGLNELTQIRDTVDSNKFWDYIAPNRQVFCTVTYSFDNNTCTESNGILKASDFFNGIGAQFPSNDPSSETIGGIETALATGRYWFGREYYYAAIYFRSLVTGYALDAGIPVSGRFDNRPIINGLNIVPRNNYVAGTTSSAKSTIVPKMFPALFTQLNTQSVQSDMVIRDGFDPYILEVRINLKENLMLHSYLTSRSTIVTYVGVSDIFFDHKGEGDAGGNILTRARVIYPETASSLTISGGGNSLLHYYGIFRFHETDFLNVLPLAATPAKQNAKIKYLNPGTYKAVCLGDLTKQDGYPDTVVRETTFNIPEYPFRQTYNVDLTCP
- the truA gene encoding tRNA pseudouridine(38-40) synthase TruA, with translation MPNYALLVEYDGTHFYGWQKQKDIPTVQSAIESAISIILSRNPASRLSVAGRTDTGVHALGMVCNFKTEFPIPNFHKFLVSVNALTKRGVSVKNIVEVPMDFHSRFSCTGREYIYKIYYSKYESSFVEGRAYWEKHPVDWDYVENQLTNLIGEKDFRSLTKAKSMAGKRSIRNIFDIRLERLTSDWIQVRIRANGFMHNMVRITVGTLLDIGKGRWKSRSIGSILEEKNRSKAGITLPPDGLYFVRAYYEDYPEIHELYKIPLP